From a region of the Daphnia magna isolate NIES linkage group LG1, ASM2063170v1.1, whole genome shotgun sequence genome:
- the LOC116936186 gene encoding tRNA-splicing endonuclease subunit Sen2 isoform X1 has protein sequence MSKENFFKRKKGSRTLICSPSSLPNYYIVGRFNGCSVEIEDVEQKEQLYSYGCFGKGNLSRSLPNFKSSVNDVSETSNLMVEEAFFLSYVIGCLQVKFQEKFLNLDEIWDLFMKTTNNFLSRYLSYQHFRLSGWVVRSGLKFGGDFILYKQGPEFHHASYSVVVRDLNMSNENNNSWIQLATINRITESVSKELLLCDVVPMHPVPKLTTPECLRHLRLNVVVLKRWVSAQERIID, from the exons atgtcaaaagaaaatttcttcaaaagaaagaaaggttCTCGTACCTTAATATGTTCACCTTCTTCTCTACCGAATTATTATATCGTTGGAAGGTTTAATGGTTGCAGTGTAGAAATCGAAGATGTGGAGCAAAAAGAGCAATTGTATTCCTAT GGATGTTTTGGGAAAGGAAATCTTTCAAGGAGtttgccaaattttaaatcctctgtgaa TGATGTTAGTGAAACTTCAAACTTGATGGTTGAAGAAGCATTTTTCCTAAGTTATGTCATTGGATGTTTACAAGTTAAATTTCAAGAGAAATTCTTGAATTTAGATGAAATCTGGGATTTGTTTATGAAAACTACCAACAACTTTTTGTCTCG ATATCTATCTTACCAACATTTTCGATTGTCTGGTTGGGTAGTCCGATCGGGTCTGAAGTTTGGCGGAGATTTCA TCCTTTACAAACAAGGACCTGAGTTTCATCATGCATCTTATTCAGTAGTAGTGCGTGACCTGAATATGtccaatgaaaataataacagTTGGATCCAACTTGCCACTATAAACCGTATTACAGAATCTGTATCAAAG GAGCTTCTACTGTGTGATGTGGTACCAATGCATCCTGTACCTAAGTTAACCACTCCGGAATGTCTTAGACATTTGAGATTGAATGTTGTGGTCTTGAAGCGATGGGTTTCTGCACAAGAACGAATAATTGATTAG
- the LOC116936186 gene encoding tRNA-splicing endonuclease subunit Sen2 isoform X2 has product MVLGCFGKGNLSRSLPNFKSSVNDVSETSNLMVEEAFFLSYVIGCLQVKFQEKFLNLDEIWDLFMKTTNNFLSRYLSYQHFRLSGWVVRSGLKFGGDFILYKQGPEFHHASYSVVVRDLNMSNENNNSWIQLATINRITESVSKELLLCDVVPMHPVPKLTTPECLRHLRLNVVVLKRWVSAQERIID; this is encoded by the exons ATGGTCTTG GGATGTTTTGGGAAAGGAAATCTTTCAAGGAGtttgccaaattttaaatcctctgtgaa TGATGTTAGTGAAACTTCAAACTTGATGGTTGAAGAAGCATTTTTCCTAAGTTATGTCATTGGATGTTTACAAGTTAAATTTCAAGAGAAATTCTTGAATTTAGATGAAATCTGGGATTTGTTTATGAAAACTACCAACAACTTTTTGTCTCG ATATCTATCTTACCAACATTTTCGATTGTCTGGTTGGGTAGTCCGATCGGGTCTGAAGTTTGGCGGAGATTTCA TCCTTTACAAACAAGGACCTGAGTTTCATCATGCATCTTATTCAGTAGTAGTGCGTGACCTGAATATGtccaatgaaaataataacagTTGGATCCAACTTGCCACTATAAACCGTATTACAGAATCTGTATCAAAG GAGCTTCTACTGTGTGATGTGGTACCAATGCATCCTGTACCTAAGTTAACCACTCCGGAATGTCTTAGACATTTGAGATTGAATGTTGTGGTCTTGAAGCGATGGGTTTCTGCACAAGAACGAATAATTGATTAG
- the LOC116936186 gene encoding tRNA-splicing endonuclease subunit Sen2 isoform X3: MVEEAFFLSYVIGCLQVKFQEKFLNLDEIWDLFMKTTNNFLSRYLSYQHFRLSGWVVRSGLKFGGDFILYKQGPEFHHASYSVVVRDLNMSNENNNSWIQLATINRITESVSKELLLCDVVPMHPVPKLTTPECLRHLRLNVVVLKRWVSAQERIID; this comes from the exons ATGGTTGAAGAAGCATTTTTCCTAAGTTATGTCATTGGATGTTTACAAGTTAAATTTCAAGAGAAATTCTTGAATTTAGATGAAATCTGGGATTTGTTTATGAAAACTACCAACAACTTTTTGTCTCG ATATCTATCTTACCAACATTTTCGATTGTCTGGTTGGGTAGTCCGATCGGGTCTGAAGTTTGGCGGAGATTTCA TCCTTTACAAACAAGGACCTGAGTTTCATCATGCATCTTATTCAGTAGTAGTGCGTGACCTGAATATGtccaatgaaaataataacagTTGGATCCAACTTGCCACTATAAACCGTATTACAGAATCTGTATCAAAG GAGCTTCTACTGTGTGATGTGGTACCAATGCATCCTGTACCTAAGTTAACCACTCCGGAATGTCTTAGACATTTGAGATTGAATGTTGTGGTCTTGAAGCGATGGGTTTCTGCACAAGAACGAATAATTGATTAG